A stretch of the Malus sylvestris chromosome 10, drMalSylv7.2, whole genome shotgun sequence genome encodes the following:
- the LOC126587583 gene encoding patellin-4-like produces MTVEETQVAEVVVVSQEEAEKVVCENEKVVEGDDKVKEVDEAESKPKTVEKSSSYKEESNYLSDLKEFEKKALNELKSKLEEAILGNNIFKKEEPKKEEQKEEKKVAEEEEKKEEKTEEAVKTEEVEKTEEVGKTEEVKTEEEEKNEEKAEEVCETRTEEVADEKAEEGEQEKKSEEGYEVVDTDISLWGVPLFPGKGFEGTDVVLLKFLRAREFKVNEAFEMLKKTLQWRKESKIDSILDEDVCADLSSAAYLNGVDREGHPVCYNIFGVFDNEELYRKTFGNEEKRGQFLRWRLQLMEKSVQKLDLRPGGATSLLQINDLKNSPGPAKKELRIATKQAVGLLQDNYPELVAKNIFINVPFWYYALNALLSPFLTQRTKSKFVVARPAKVTETLLKYIPAQEIPAQYGGFKRDNDSEFSAEDGAVSELIIKAGSTGTVQIDAAEVDNTVVWDLTVLGWEVNYKEEFVPTEEGSYTIIVQKKKKMGSNEGPIRNTFRSNEPGKVVLTVENNSSKKKRVLYRYKAKKCFTG; encoded by the exons ATGACTGTGGAGGAGACCCAGGTGGCTGAAGTGGTGGTTGTTTCCCAGGAGGAGGCGGAGAAGGTTGTGTGTGAGAATGAGAAGGTTGTTGAGGGAGATGATAAGGTGAAGGAGGTGGATGAGGCGGAGTCGAAGCCGAAAACGGTTGAGAAGAGCTCTTCTTATAAGGAAGAGAGCAACTATCTCTCCgatttgaaggagttcgagaaGAAGGCGTTGAACGAGCTGAAATCGAAGCTGGAGGAGGCCATTTTGGGGAACAATATCTTCAAGAAGGAGGAGCCGAAGAAGGAGGAGcagaaggaagagaaaaaagtagcagaggaggaagagaagaaggaagagaaaacAGAGGAGGCAGTGAAAACGGAGGAGGTAGAAAAAACAGAGGAGGTAGGAAAAACTGAGGAGGTTAAAacggaggaggaagagaagaatgAAGAGAAAGCAGAGGAGGTTTGTGAGACAAGGACAGAGGAAGTAGCTGATGAGAAGGCCGAAGAAGGTGAACAAGAGAAGAAATCGGAAGAAGGGTATGAAGTAGTAGACACGGATATCTCTCTTTGGGGAGTGCCCCTTTTCCCTGGGAAGGGTTTTGAGGGCACTGATGTTGTGCTCTTAAAGTTCTTGAGGGCTAGGGAGTTCAAGGTCAATGAGGCTTTCGAGATGCTGAAGAAAACCCTTCAATGGAGGAAGGAGTCCAAGATCGATTCAATCTTGGACGAGGATGTCTGTGCTGATTTGAGCTCTGCTGCTTACTTGAACGGCGTTGATCGTGAAGGCCACCCCGTTTGCTACAACATTTTTGGGGTTTTCGACAACGAGGAGCTTTATCGGAAGACTTTTGGGAATGAGGAGAAGAGAGGGCAGTTCCTGAGGTGGAGGCTCCAGCTGATGGAGAAGAGCGTTCAGAAGCTGGATTTGAGGCCTGGTGGTGCCACTTCTCTTCTTCAGATCAATGACCTCAAGAACTCGCCCGGGCCGGCGAAGAAGGAGCTCAGGATTGCCACAAAGCAAGCTGTTGGGCTTTTGCAGGACAACTACCCTGAATTGGTTGCCAAAAAT ATCTTCATAAACGTTCCTTTCTGGTACTATGCACTCAATGCTTTGCTATCTCCTTTCTTGACTCAAAGAACCAAGAGCAAGTTTGTCGTTGCTCGCCCGGCGAAGGTCACTGAAACCCTTCTCAA GTACATTCCAGCTCAGGAGATTCCTGCTCAGTATGGCGGCTTCAAGAGGGACAACGACAGCGAGTTCTCTGCGGAAGATGGCGCTGTTTCGGAACTTATCATCAAGGCTGGATCCACTGGAACCGTACAGATTGATGCAGCAGAG GTTGATAACACAGTAGTGTGGGACTTGACTGTTTTGGGATGGGAAGTGAATTACAAGGAGGAGTTTGTTCCCACTGAGGAGGGGTCATACACCATTATTgttcagaagaagaagaaaatggggtCTAATGAAGGCCCGATTCGCAACACTTTCCGAAGCAACGAACCCGGGAAGGTTGTCCTGACAGTCGAGAACAATTCGAGCAAGAAGAAGAGGGTTCTGTACCGGTACAAGGCCAAGAAGTGCTTCACAggctga
- the LOC126587075 gene encoding berberine bridge enzyme-like 7 isoform X2, which yields MKEQSCATIPFIPSFLLLCSISCTTSDPLLTNFLQCLPKQHQNFTYPIFETIYTHKNTSFQSVLLGYIRNSRYSILTTPQPLAIVAAKHKSHVQATVICAKEHGLQIRIRSGGHDYEGLSYVSDVPFVILDMFNLRAIDINVVDESAWVQAGATVGELYYEIANKSKVHGFPAGACPTVGIGGHFSGGGYGPMMRKYGLTVDNIEDAQLVDVKGRILDRKSMGEDLFWAIKGGGGASFGVILSWKIKLLPVPDKVTVFNVKRTPEQDAINVIYRWQYVVPKLPEDIFIRAITRLKNNTEGKKTVEVSFFGLFLGQRDKLVSLINESFSELGLQRQDCLEMSWVESTVFWANHPFGTPISVLRSRPQGPPNFFKSKSDYVKEPIPKEGIESIWKAMIEMDKVLMQWNPYGGRMAKIPESETPFPHRAGNLFKIQYVTYWVEESSVTSNIHLKFLEKLYEGMTPYVSKSPREAFQNYRDLDIGANLHNKTKFGTARVYGSKYFKGNFDRLVRVKTMVDPQNFFKNEQSIPPLQRETQ from the exons atgaaggaacaaAGCTGTGCAACAATACCCTTCATTCCCTCATTCCTTTTGCTCTGTAGTA TATCATGTACAACTTCAGATCCACTTCTCACCAACTTCCTCCAATGCCTTCCGAAACAACATCAAAACTTCACTTACCCAATCTTTGAAACCATTTACACCCATAAAAATACCTCATTTCAATCTGTTTTATTGGGATACATTCGGAACAGCCGATATTCGATCCTTACGACTCCACAACCTTTGGCTATCGTAGCTGCCAAGCACAAATCCCATGTCCAAGCAACCGTGATTTGCGCAAAAGAACACGGGTTGCAAATTAGGATACGAAGTGGGGGACATGACTACGAGGGTCTATCGTACGTATCTGATGTTCCCTTTGTCATTCTTGACATGTTTAATCTTCGAGCGATTGATATTAATGTGGTGGATGAGAGCGCCTGGGTTCAGGCTGGGGCAACTGTAGGTGAACTTTATTATGAAATTGCAAACAAAAGCAAGGTTCATGGGTTTCCAGCAGGGGCGTGTCCAACAGTTGGCATTGGCGGTCACTTTAGTGGCGGTGGGTACGGGCCAATGATGAGAAAATATGGCCTTACAGTCGATAACATAGAAGATGCTCAACTAGTTGATGTGAAGGGGAGGATTCTTGATAGAAAATCCATGGGAGAAGATCTCTTTTGGGCCATTAAAGGAGGAGGTGGAGCAAGCTTTGGAGTCATTTTGTCATGGAAGATCAAGCTCCTTCCAGTTCCAGACAAAGTCACTGTGTTCAATGTAAAAAGGACTCCAGAACAAGATGCTATAAATGTCATTTATCGATGGCAATACGTAGTACCTAAGCTACCTGAAGACATCTTCATCAGAGCAATTACGCGTCTCAAGAATAATACCGAGGGCAAGAAGACCGTGGAAGTATCATTCTTTGGTCTCTTTCTTGGACAAAGGGACAAGCTTGTCTCATTGATAAATGAGAGTTTTTCTGAACTTGGTTTGCAGCGGCAAGATTGTTTGGAAATGAGTTGGGTAGAATCTACTGTGTTTTGGGCTAACCATCCTTTCGGGACTCCCATAAGTGTTTTACGTAGTAGGCCACAAGGTCCACCCAATTTCTTCAAAAGTAAGTCTGACTATGTGAAAGAACCAATTCCAAAAGAGGGAATAGAATCCATATGGAAGGCGATGATTGAGATGGACAAAGTGTTGATGCAATGGAACCCGTACGGTGGAAGAATGGCGAAAATTCCCGAGTCGGAAACTCCATTTCCTCACAGAGCTGGAAACCTGTTTAAGATTCAGTACGTGACGTATTGGGTGGAAGAAAGCTCTGTGACTTCCAATATACACCTTAAGTTCTTAGAAAAATTGTATGAAGGAATGACTCCATATGTCTCCAAGAGTCCAAGAGAGGCCTTCCAAAACTACAGGGATCTCGACATTGGAGCAAATCTACACAACAAAACTAAATTTGGAACTGCTAGAGTTTATGGAAGCAAGTATTTCAAAGGTAATTTTGATAGATTGGTTCGTGTGAAAACCATGGTTGATCCTCAAAATTTTTTCAAGAATGAACAAAGTATCCCACCTCTGCAAAGAGAGACACAATGA
- the LOC126587075 gene encoding berberine bridge enzyme-like 7 isoform X1, translated as MTVPMSVAFVLSVLLLLVSCTTSDPLLTNFLQCLPKQHQNFTYPIFETIYTHKNTSFQSVLLGYIRNSRYSILTTPQPLAIVAAKHKSHVQATVICAKEHGLQIRIRSGGHDYEGLSYVSDVPFVILDMFNLRAIDINVVDESAWVQAGATVGELYYEIANKSKVHGFPAGACPTVGIGGHFSGGGYGPMMRKYGLTVDNIEDAQLVDVKGRILDRKSMGEDLFWAIKGGGGASFGVILSWKIKLLPVPDKVTVFNVKRTPEQDAINVIYRWQYVVPKLPEDIFIRAITRLKNNTEGKKTVEVSFFGLFLGQRDKLVSLINESFSELGLQRQDCLEMSWVESTVFWANHPFGTPISVLRSRPQGPPNFFKSKSDYVKEPIPKEGIESIWKAMIEMDKVLMQWNPYGGRMAKIPESETPFPHRAGNLFKIQYVTYWVEESSVTSNIHLKFLEKLYEGMTPYVSKSPREAFQNYRDLDIGANLHNKTKFGTARVYGSKYFKGNFDRLVRVKTMVDPQNFFKNEQSIPPLQRETQ; from the coding sequence ATGACGGTACCAATGTCTGTTGCATTCGTTCTCTCAGTCCTTTTGCTCTTAGTATCATGTACAACTTCAGATCCACTTCTCACCAACTTCCTCCAATGCCTTCCGAAACAACATCAAAACTTCACTTACCCAATCTTTGAAACCATTTACACCCATAAAAATACCTCATTTCAATCTGTTTTATTGGGATACATTCGGAACAGCCGATATTCGATCCTTACGACTCCACAACCTTTGGCTATCGTAGCTGCCAAGCACAAATCCCATGTCCAAGCAACCGTGATTTGCGCAAAAGAACACGGGTTGCAAATTAGGATACGAAGTGGGGGACATGACTACGAGGGTCTATCGTACGTATCTGATGTTCCCTTTGTCATTCTTGACATGTTTAATCTTCGAGCGATTGATATTAATGTGGTGGATGAGAGCGCCTGGGTTCAGGCTGGGGCAACTGTAGGTGAACTTTATTATGAAATTGCAAACAAAAGCAAGGTTCATGGGTTTCCAGCAGGGGCGTGTCCAACAGTTGGCATTGGCGGTCACTTTAGTGGCGGTGGGTACGGGCCAATGATGAGAAAATATGGCCTTACAGTCGATAACATAGAAGATGCTCAACTAGTTGATGTGAAGGGGAGGATTCTTGATAGAAAATCCATGGGAGAAGATCTCTTTTGGGCCATTAAAGGAGGAGGTGGAGCAAGCTTTGGAGTCATTTTGTCATGGAAGATCAAGCTCCTTCCAGTTCCAGACAAAGTCACTGTGTTCAATGTAAAAAGGACTCCAGAACAAGATGCTATAAATGTCATTTATCGATGGCAATACGTAGTACCTAAGCTACCTGAAGACATCTTCATCAGAGCAATTACGCGTCTCAAGAATAATACCGAGGGCAAGAAGACCGTGGAAGTATCATTCTTTGGTCTCTTTCTTGGACAAAGGGACAAGCTTGTCTCATTGATAAATGAGAGTTTTTCTGAACTTGGTTTGCAGCGGCAAGATTGTTTGGAAATGAGTTGGGTAGAATCTACTGTGTTTTGGGCTAACCATCCTTTCGGGACTCCCATAAGTGTTTTACGTAGTAGGCCACAAGGTCCACCCAATTTCTTCAAAAGTAAGTCTGACTATGTGAAAGAACCAATTCCAAAAGAGGGAATAGAATCCATATGGAAGGCGATGATTGAGATGGACAAAGTGTTGATGCAATGGAACCCGTACGGTGGAAGAATGGCGAAAATTCCCGAGTCGGAAACTCCATTTCCTCACAGAGCTGGAAACCTGTTTAAGATTCAGTACGTGACGTATTGGGTGGAAGAAAGCTCTGTGACTTCCAATATACACCTTAAGTTCTTAGAAAAATTGTATGAAGGAATGACTCCATATGTCTCCAAGAGTCCAAGAGAGGCCTTCCAAAACTACAGGGATCTCGACATTGGAGCAAATCTACACAACAAAACTAAATTTGGAACTGCTAGAGTTTATGGAAGCAAGTATTTCAAAGGTAATTTTGATAGATTGGTTCGTGTGAAAACCATGGTTGATCCTCAAAATTTTTTCAAGAATGAACAAAGTATCCCACCTCTGCAAAGAGAGACACAATGA
- the LOC126584515 gene encoding berberine bridge enzyme-like 7 has protein sequence MKFFPVLLSFLLLSVSCATSAPVSFDGFLQCLTRKTQSTLPIFDSIYTTQNTSYDSILHARINNLVYSTPEYPKPLAIIAVKSVSHIQATILCAKHNGLQVKTRSGGHDFEGISYVSDVPFVMIDMFIHLNSIDVNVADESVWVQSGALIGQIYHAISTKTRVYGFPAGICPKMAAGGHFGGGGYGVMMRKYGLAIDNIVDAKIITANGKLLDRKSMGEDLFWAIRGGGSPNFGVILSWKLKLAPVPANVTVFNVKRTIAQGATDLVYKWQNVAPWMPNDLFLRAMPQVKKNSTTGEKTVEVSFIAHFLGSSDKLVALLNKRFPELGIQSTDCHEMSWVESIVFWADYPLGTPISVLLNTTNMAVYSKGKSDYVKEPLSKDVIESIWKHMIKIEKILLDINPYGGRMAEISATATPYPHRAGNLFHVMYYTYWTEAGINATNRYVRLTRELADMMTPYVSKNPREAYQNYKDLDIGVNQDNQTDFATAAVYGMKYYKDNFARLVLVKTMIDPENFFKNKQSIPTLPRVADGYIRGILPLIESAIG, from the coding sequence ATGAAGTTCTTTCCGGTACTTCTCTCGTTCCTTTTGCTCTCAGTTTCATGCGCAACTTCAGCCCCAGTTTCATTTGATGGCTTCCTCCAATGCCTTACCAGAAAAACTCAGTCTACCCTTCCAATCTTTGATTCCATTTATACCACTCAAAACACCTCATATGATTCCATTTTGCATGCACGTATCAATAATCTCGTATATTCTACACCTGAATATCCAAAACCGTTGGCCATAATCGCAGTCAAGAGTGTATCCCACATTCAAGCAACCATTCTCTGTGCAAAACATAATGGATTGCAAGTTAAAACCCGAAGCGGGGGCCATGACTTCGAGGGCATATCCTACGTGTCGGATGTGCCCTTTGTCATGATTGACATGTTCATCCATCTTAATTCCATTGATGTCAATGTTGCCGATGAGAGCGTGTGGGTTCAATCCGGAGCTCTTATTGGACAAATTTACCATGCAATTTCAACCAAAACCCGAGTTTATGGGTTTCCTGCTGGGATTTGTCCAAAAATGGCAGCTGGTGGTCACTTTGGTGGTGGAGGGTATGGAGTTATGATGAGAAAATACGGGCTTGCTATCGATAATATTGTCGATGCTAAGATCATTACTGCGAATGGTAAACTCCTTGATAGAAAGTCAATGGGAGAAGACCTTTTTTGGGCCATCCGAGGAGGTGGTTCACCTAACTTTGGGGTCATTCTTTCATGGAAGCTCAAGTTGGCTCCAGTTCCGGCGAATGTTACCGTGTTCAATGTGAAAAGGACTATAGCACAAGGTGCAACGGATCTCGTTTACAAGTGGCAAAATGTCGCACCCTGGATGCCCAACGACCTTTTCCTTAGAGCAATGCCACAAGTCAAGAAAAACAGTACCACGGGAGAAAAGACAGTGGAAGTATCGTTCATAGCCCATTTTCTGGGAAGCAGTGACAAGCTTGTTGCATTGTTGAACAAGAGGTTCCCTGAACTGGGGATTCAATCAACAGACTGCCATGAAATGAGTTGGGTTGAATCCATTGTGTTTTGGGCAGACTACCCACTTGGAACGCCAATAAGCGTTCTACTTAACACGACAAACATGGCAGTCTACTCCAAAGGTAAGTCTGACTATGTGAAGGAACCGCTTTCAAAAGACGTTATAGAATCTATCTGGAAGCATATGATCAAGATAGAGAAGATTTTATTGGATATAAACCCTTACGGTGGAAGAATGGCTGAGATTTCGGCGACAGCGACTCCATATCCTCACAGAGCTGGAAACCTATTCCATGTTATGTATTATACGTATTGGACTGAAGCGGGAATTAATGCCACAAACAGGTATGTTAGGTTAACAAGAGAATTGGCAGACATGATGACTCCATATGTCTCGAAGAATCCAAGAGAGGCCTATCAAAACTACAAGGATCTCGACATCGGTGTGAATCAAGATAATCAGACTGACTTTGCAACGGCTGCAGTTTATGGAATGAAGTATTATAAAGATAATTTTGCTAGATTGGTGCTTGTGAAGACCATGATTGATCCTGAAAACTTTTTCAAGAATAAGCAAAGTATCCCAACTCTTCCAAGGGTGGCAGATGGATATATAAGAGGAATCTTACCTCTCATAGAGAGTGCTATCGGATAA
- the LOC126584516 gene encoding uncharacterized protein LOC126584516 has product MASHSKWENPNHPFYLHHSDQPGAILVPQPLVEDNYSTWVQSMSMALTVKNKLSFFDGTINKPSEDNSEELQQWNRCNNLVKTWLLGSMSKEISGSVINYKDARQMWTDLQERFSHVNIVQLFHVENEIHDCVQSNMSVSSYFTKLKSLWDERDTLCSIPACSCGTKNEMNSYVETQKTMKFLMGLNESYVTVRSNTLLLEPLPTVNKAYALVLRHERQAEVSNGKSTQPEAVVFAVKNLSQEPTPEDKEMRCGKCNRTNHITKNCRAHLKCTFCGWKGHTFDFCRKRKAATETESSRPFSSKGNQVSQSNKQEMLPNFPFSQEDCKQILQMLNKNKSSFANQVGNPSSHEELSGPSLGEDDWDGN; this is encoded by the exons ATGGCTTCTCATTCAAAATGGGAAAATCCCAACCACCCATTCTATCTCCACCACTCGGACCAACCTGGTGCAATCCTCGTACCACAACCATTGGTGGAAGACAACTACAGCACATGGGTTCAATCCATGAGTATGGCCTTAACGGTCAAGAACAAACTTAGTTTTTTTGATGGGACAATCAACAAACCAAGTGAGGACAATTCTGAGGAGCTGCAACAATGGAATCGCTGTAACAACTTGGTCAAGACATGGCTACTAGGCTCCATGTCAAAGGAGATTTCAGGGAGTGTCATCAACTACAAGGATGCTCGACAAATGTGGACCGATCTGCAGGAGAGGTTCTCACATGTGAATATAGTTCAGCTGTTCCATGTTGAGAACGAGATCCATGATTGCGTCCAAAGCAATATGAGTGTAAGTTCTTACTTCACTAAACTTAAAAGTTTATGGGATGAACGTGATACTTTGTGTTCCATTCCAGCATGCAGTTGTGGAACAAAGAATGAGATGAACTCATATGTTGAAACTCAGAAAACCATGAAGTTCCTTATGGGATTGAACGAATCGTATGTTACGGTTCGAAGCAATACCCTTCTTCTCGAACCACTGCCTACGGTGAACAAGGCATATGCGTTGGTCCTTCGACATGAACGCCAGGCAGAGGTTTCCAATGGGAAGAGTACACAACCAGAGGCTGTTGTCTTTGCAGTGAAGAATTTGTCGCAAGAACCTACACCGGAAGACAAAGAGATGCGATGTGGTAAGTGCAATAGAACCAATCACATCACCAAAAACTGTCGTGCACATCTCAAGTGCACTTTTTGTGGATGGAAAGGTCACACCTTCGATTTCTGTCGAAAACGGAAAGCAGCCACAGAAACGGAAAGCAGTCGTCCTTTTTCTTCAAAAGGGAATCAAGTTTCACAAAGTAACAAGCAAGAGATGTTGCCCAATTTCCCGTTCTCTCAGGAGGATTGCAAGCAAATCCTTCAAATGTTGAACAAGAACAAATCATCATTTGCCAATCAAGTCGGTAATCCTTCTAGTCATGAAGAACTTTCAG GACCTTCGCTCGGGGAAGATGATTGGGATGGGAACTGA